From the Argopecten irradians isolate NY chromosome 13, Ai_NY, whole genome shotgun sequence genome, one window contains:
- the LOC138306361 gene encoding sodium-dependent glucose transporter 1A-like, whose product MAEEPPENVANTSQEINQNGSPRRRVYRQKYIYSVCLCATYLTCGWNLAQIGSALLDLQQITSVSLEAASLYQTLFNGGYFVGSLLCGIIYKKINKFICQFVALLFVAVSLAVIPWCRVQVAMVTAHFIVGVAGGVLDSMVNAEMLAIWGEQGLPYVQAMHFTYAFGGIISPVVTAQFLSPVRHHQNDVIIATSNDRSPFNVSNNTLPIGNLTSYTLNLAIQTINTSSSLESSTHLAEAQNTSDITSPFYETSRLYIAYSVSAALCFCIATPYLIMYFTFDLSEIRTGRASKEEASVPEMTKSQKIIVLLNFGLMTCVYVAIEESFSGFLNAFCVNRLDWSSVDGSYATSIFYGCFGLGRLVAIIWVKCINPKKILSIFCVALMLMFISVWVCGIHYFDIGLWLTVALTGLFIAVIYPTIFTWTEEDFLPVSGKISAYFSITSSLGGMINPIAIGTLMDLYNPLWYAYLLFGESVMLLMTCTFGMLLSRKQRQHIQQGRQIDQLDQEVEFLK is encoded by the exons ATGGCGGAAGAACCACCGGAAAATGTAGCGAATACATCACAGGAAATAAACCAGAATGGGAGTCCGAGGAGGAGAGTGTACAGACAGAAATACATCTATAGTGTGTGTCTTTGTGCGACCTACCTAACATGT GGATGGAATCTGGCACAGATTGGCTCCGCTTTGCTCGACCTTCAGCAAATCACATCAGTTTCACTTGAGGCAGCTTCCCTGTACCAAACACTTTTCAATGGCGGATACTTCGTAGGCTCTTTATTGTGTGGAATCATTTACAAAAAGATAAACAAGTTCATCTGCCAGTTCGTCGCTCTCCTTTTTGTCGCTGTATCGTTGGCAGTCATTCCGTGGTGCCGTGTGcaagttgccatggtaacagcACATTTCATTGTTGGTGTCGCGGGAGGTGTGTTGGATTCAA TGGTCAATGCTGAAATGCTGGCGATATGGGGAGAGCAGGGACTTCCATATGTCCAAGCGATGCATTTCACATACGCATTCGGTGGAATCATTTCTCCTGTGGTGACGGCACAATTTTTATCACCAGTGCGTCATCATCAAAATGACGTCATCATCGCAACTTCCAATGACAGGTCTCCTTTCAACGTCAGCAATAACACCTTGCCAATTGGGAATTTGACGTCGTACACACTTAACCTTGCAATTCAGACGATTAACACGAGTTCTAGTTTGGAATCATCAACTCATTTAGCAGAAGCTCAGAACACCTCAGATATTACATCTCCGTTTTATGAGACATCCCGTTTGTACATAGCATATTCTGTATCCGCTGCATTGTGTTTCTGTATTGCAACACCGTATTTGATAATGTATTTCACCTTTGACCTTTCAGAGATAAGGACAGGAAGAGCTTCCAAGGAAGAAGCATCCGTTCCGGAAATGACAAAATCGCAGAAAATTATTGTTCTGCTTAATTTTGGACTAATGACGTGTGTCTATGTAGCTATTGAAGAATCGTTTTCGGGATTCTTAAATGCATTTTGTGTCAATCGTCTTGATTGGTCGAGTGTAGATGGTTCGTATGCAACGTCCATTTTCTATGGCTGTTTTGGATTAGGACGACTTGTAGCCATCATCTGGGTGAAATGCATTAATCCAAAGAAAATATTAAGCATATTTTGTGTAGCTTTGATGTTAATGTTCATAAGTGTTTGGGTTTGTGGCATACACTACTTTGATATCGGGCTTTGGCTAACAGTTGCTCTCACCGGTCTGTTTATAGCAGTGATTTATCCTACAATTTTCACTTGGACAGAAGAAGATTTTCTCCCGGTGTCAGGGAAGATTTCGGCCTACTTTAGCATCACTTCCTCTTTAGGCGGAATGATTAATCCTATCGCAATTGGTACATTGATGGATTTGTATAACCCGCTTTGGTACGCGTACCTCCTGTTTGGGGAGTCCGTTATGTTATTGATGACGTGTACATTTGGAATGTTGTTGTCTAGGAAACAACGTCAACACATCCAACAAGGGAGACAAATCGATCAGCTAGATCAGGAAGTTGaatttttgaaatga